The following coding sequences lie in one Candidatus Neptunochlamydia sp. REUL1 genomic window:
- the ruvB gene encoding Holliday junction branch migration DNA helicase RuvB, protein MTKPPFVQSSWTKRDQKLELKLRPGSLGEFIGQPAVREKLDVFVGAAKKRGEALGHSLFYGPPGLGKTTLGHIIAQEMGTDLIVASGPSIDKPADLAGILTNLKEGDILFIDEIHRLNRAVEEYLYPAMEDFSLDLMLDSGPQARSVQVKLNPFTLIGATTRMGLLSAPLRSRFGFTCRLDYYPSDLVANILSRSSSILGVDINEESIFEIAKRARGTPRIANNLLKWVRDYSQMRTDSKLDKVSTRTALEMLDIDFLGLDEMDKRMLKHIIDHHEGGPVGIGTIAAALGEESSSLEEVNEPFLIMQGFIRRTQRGREVTKLAYQHLGRVSATNQFSGETLNES, encoded by the coding sequence ATGACGAAACCACCATTTGTACAGTCGTCTTGGACAAAACGAGACCAGAAGCTTGAATTGAAACTGCGCCCGGGATCTCTAGGTGAATTTATTGGGCAACCTGCAGTGAGGGAAAAACTAGATGTCTTTGTAGGTGCTGCAAAAAAACGGGGCGAGGCCCTAGGGCACTCCTTATTCTATGGACCCCCAGGACTGGGCAAGACCACTCTGGGTCATATTATTGCTCAGGAGATGGGGACTGACCTAATTGTTGCTTCAGGCCCGTCGATTGACAAGCCTGCCGATTTAGCAGGGATTCTTACCAACCTAAAAGAAGGGGATATTCTCTTTATTGATGAAATCCACCGCCTTAACCGAGCTGTCGAAGAATACCTTTACCCTGCAATGGAAGACTTCTCCCTTGACCTAATGCTTGATTCAGGCCCTCAAGCTCGGAGTGTCCAAGTAAAGCTGAATCCTTTTACGTTGATTGGAGCAACAACCCGTATGGGCCTTTTGAGCGCTCCATTGCGCTCCCGTTTTGGATTTACCTGCCGACTCGATTATTACCCTTCTGATCTCGTAGCAAATATTCTTTCCCGTTCTTCCTCGATTCTTGGTGTTGACATCAACGAAGAATCGATTTTCGAAATCGCAAAACGAGCTAGAGGAACGCCGCGTATTGCAAACAATCTTCTAAAGTGGGTTCGCGACTATTCTCAGATGAGAACCGATAGTAAACTGGACAAGGTCTCAACACGAACCGCTTTAGAAATGCTAGATATAGACTTTCTCGGGCTCGATGAAATGGACAAGAGAATGCTTAAACATATTATTGACCACCACGAGGGAGGTCCTGTCGGCATCGGAACCATCGCCGCTGCATTAGGAGAAGAATCCTCTTCTCTAGAGGAGGTTAATGAGCCCTTTCTCATTATGCAAGGCTTTATTCGCCGTACACAGCGGGGAAGAGAAGTAACAAAACTCGCCTATCAACATCTCGGTCGCGTATCTGCGACTAATCAATTTTCTGGAGAAACACTTAATGAAAGTTAA